A portion of the Phycisphaerales bacterium genome contains these proteins:
- a CDS encoding M14 family metallopeptidase: MNPLKPPPYRVGPLVRASSLALLAGLAACSAQQGGAHDEHSPRAGQPPRAVLTETPTASRIVAAGHAGRVLAVDRFRIGSTANEQPIYVYRVSQGQGDPDAKPGLLVVAGIDGRHETGPMVARELVGHLEREADLEHTTVYVIPRVNRDAQGRDDTTAAVPGGTRTPEDADRDGRMDEDGPADLNGDGHITMMRIDRPVPRYGIELTHVVDPDHPRLMRRADASKGEVATHALLPEAADQDGDGQMGEDGAGGVDLNRNFPYRWPEFGTSSGAYPLSEAESKALATWLLERPNVMAAIVYGPHDTIINVPASSGYDHTGRVPTGLERADKELMDRLSEQYKEATKLSQADKVSLDGSFSGWSYAHLGLVTIATNPWQRPEAPKEEGANEGGDNDAAEAGAQAEQPAPDEPPFVMIGDYKLVLTQEAIQNALAEAQTLSEAEQAERMEAFQALPAATRERIMTIAQGAPDPMAQEARPEAPRPTRRARGGGGGKDSDDAKWLAYADRVGSGFVDWEAVDHPQLGTVEVGGFVPGFKLNAPEAAVEDIVQAQGAFIEQLLAMMPRLAIDEPVVEKVGDGVWRITIEVHNEGELPTRTALGDKARRLAPYVLALDVPQDTLLSGSTINRENSIAPGGTMRAEWLVLASEGDTLNAQLRTEEFGTTDIQIELAETQQGGNR, translated from the coding sequence ATGAACCCGTTGAAACCCCCACCATACCGCGTCGGCCCGCTCGTGCGGGCCTCCTCGCTCGCGCTCCTGGCTGGCCTGGCCGCCTGCTCGGCCCAGCAAGGCGGTGCGCACGATGAACACTCGCCCCGCGCAGGCCAGCCGCCCCGGGCCGTGCTGACCGAAACGCCCACCGCGTCGCGCATCGTCGCGGCGGGGCACGCCGGCCGCGTGCTCGCGGTCGACCGCTTCCGTATCGGCAGCACCGCGAACGAACAACCCATCTACGTCTACCGGGTCAGCCAGGGCCAAGGCGACCCGGACGCCAAGCCCGGCCTGCTCGTCGTCGCGGGCATCGATGGCCGCCACGAGACCGGCCCGATGGTCGCCCGTGAACTGGTCGGCCACCTCGAACGCGAGGCCGACCTCGAGCACACCACGGTCTATGTCATTCCCCGCGTCAACCGAGACGCCCAGGGCCGCGACGATACCACCGCCGCCGTGCCCGGCGGCACGCGCACGCCCGAAGACGCCGACCGCGACGGCCGCATGGACGAGGACGGACCCGCCGACCTCAACGGCGACGGCCACATCACCATGATGCGCATCGACCGGCCCGTGCCCCGCTACGGCATCGAGTTGACCCACGTGGTCGATCCCGACCATCCACGTCTGATGCGCCGCGCCGACGCCAGTAAGGGCGAGGTCGCCACGCACGCCCTGTTACCCGAAGCGGCCGATCAGGACGGCGACGGCCAGATGGGCGAAGACGGCGCGGGCGGCGTCGATCTCAACAGGAACTTCCCATATCGCTGGCCAGAGTTCGGGACCAGCAGCGGCGCGTACCCGCTCAGCGAAGCCGAGAGCAAGGCACTGGCCACCTGGCTGCTCGAGCGGCCCAACGTCATGGCGGCCATCGTGTATGGCCCGCACGACACCATTATTAACGTGCCCGCCTCGAGCGGGTACGACCACACCGGCCGCGTGCCCACGGGCCTGGAGCGCGCCGACAAGGAGCTGATGGACCGCCTCAGCGAGCAATACAAGGAAGCCACCAAGCTGTCCCAGGCCGACAAGGTCAGCCTGGACGGCTCGTTCTCCGGCTGGTCATACGCCCACCTGGGGCTGGTCACCATCGCCACCAACCCTTGGCAACGTCCCGAAGCGCCCAAGGAAGAAGGCGCCAACGAAGGGGGCGACAACGATGCTGCAGAGGCGGGCGCCCAGGCCGAGCAGCCCGCACCCGACGAGCCGCCGTTCGTGATGATCGGCGATTACAAGCTCGTGCTCACCCAGGAGGCGATCCAGAACGCGCTGGCCGAGGCGCAGACGCTCAGCGAAGCCGAGCAGGCCGAGCGCATGGAAGCCTTCCAGGCTTTGCCCGCCGCCACGCGCGAGCGCATCATGACGATCGCTCAGGGCGCACCAGACCCCATGGCCCAGGAAGCCAGGCCCGAGGCGCCGCGCCCTACCCGTCGCGCCCGCGGCGGTGGCGGCGGCAAGGACTCTGACGACGCCAAGTGGCTGGCCTACGCCGACCGCGTGGGTTCGGGTTTCGTCGACTGGGAAGCGGTCGACCATCCCCAGCTCGGCACCGTCGAGGTTGGCGGGTTCGTGCCGGGGTTCAAGCTCAACGCGCCCGAGGCCGCCGTCGAGGACATCGTCCAGGCGCAAGGGGCGTTCATCGAGCAACTCCTGGCGATGATGCCGCGGCTTGCCATCGACGAGCCGGTGGTCGAGAAGGTCGGAGACGGCGTCTGGCGCATCACCATCGAGGTGCACAACGAGGGCGAGTTGCCCACCCGCACCGCGCTGGGCGACAAGGCGCGACGACTGGCGCCGTACGTGCTCGCGCTCGACGTGCCGCAGGATACGCTGCTCAGCGGCTCGACCATCAACCGCGAGAACAGCATCGCGCCCGGCGGCACCATGCGTGCCGAGTGGCTCGTGCTGGCGAGCGAGGGCGACACGCTCAACGCTCAGCTTCGCACCGAAGAGTTCGGCACCACCGACATCCAGATCGAACTGGCCGAGACGCAGCAGGGAGGCAACCGATGA
- a CDS encoding FtsX-like permease family protein, whose translation MYAAVLARKYLTTKAIPLLAALAVTLSVATELIVWSVMGGFLTMLVNEGRKTDGDLRITWEHVGFGHYEELIEKLESDPAIAHATPLIETLAILGMPDDRPVSVQLLGVDPDSYADATVYEQSLYWRPIEGGNEPVQLDEDGQPMLRDPRMEPQNEGDLTQWLAEGRTLRTPDGQAAMVTGIAATSWNWRVVPGNFYVPRFTEQRLPSGGVRIDRSFLPETSVRLTVLPLGQEGTGALDLRTIEFPIANELSTGNYAYDSTMAIVPLEALQDLLQMGAAQRIDPASDPFAVEIGPDGVERPVRPTIQGESPARVTDVLVRAAPGVTSAALEEAAERVYEAFAQEHPGEVPSSRSIGIQTYEQRNAMFIGAVQKETTLVLFIFGVVSLTSVFLVLAIFWAMVSEKTRDIGVLRAIGASGTGVAAVWVGYGLAIGIVGSALGAGLAALVVTNINPIHEWLGEALGVQVWDPNVYYFTTIPTDLDATKFIIIVAGGIIASVVGALVPAARAAVMDPVKALRFD comes from the coding sequence ATGTACGCCGCCGTGCTGGCTCGAAAGTATCTGACGACCAAGGCCATCCCCCTGCTGGCGGCGCTGGCGGTCACCCTGAGCGTCGCGACCGAGCTGATCGTGTGGTCGGTCATGGGCGGGTTCCTCACGATGCTGGTCAATGAAGGCCGCAAGACCGACGGCGACCTTCGCATCACCTGGGAGCACGTGGGCTTTGGCCACTACGAGGAGCTGATCGAAAAGCTCGAGTCTGATCCCGCCATCGCCCACGCCACGCCGCTGATCGAGACGCTGGCCATCCTGGGCATGCCCGACGACCGGCCCGTGAGCGTGCAGCTGCTGGGCGTCGACCCCGACAGCTACGCCGATGCGACGGTGTACGAGCAGAGCCTGTACTGGCGGCCCATCGAGGGCGGCAACGAGCCCGTGCAACTGGACGAAGACGGCCAGCCCATGCTGCGCGATCCCAGGATGGAGCCCCAGAACGAGGGCGACCTGACGCAGTGGCTGGCCGAGGGGCGCACGCTGCGGACGCCCGATGGCCAGGCGGCCATGGTCACGGGCATCGCGGCGACGAGCTGGAACTGGCGGGTCGTGCCGGGGAACTTCTACGTGCCGCGTTTTACCGAGCAGCGGCTGCCCAGCGGCGGCGTGCGGATCGATCGCTCGTTCCTGCCCGAGACCAGCGTGCGGCTGACCGTGCTGCCCCTGGGCCAGGAGGGCACGGGTGCGCTCGACTTGCGGACCATCGAATTCCCCATCGCCAACGAGCTCTCGACGGGCAACTACGCGTACGACTCGACGATGGCGATCGTGCCGCTGGAAGCCTTGCAGGACCTCCTGCAGATGGGCGCGGCCCAGCGCATCGACCCCGCCAGCGACCCCTTCGCCGTCGAGATTGGCCCCGACGGGGTGGAGCGCCCCGTGCGGCCGACGATCCAGGGCGAGAGCCCGGCGCGGGTGACCGACGTGCTGGTGCGCGCCGCCCCGGGGGTGACGAGCGCGGCACTGGAAGAGGCGGCCGAGCGCGTGTATGAGGCGTTCGCGCAGGAGCACCCCGGCGAGGTGCCAAGCTCGCGGTCGATCGGCATCCAGACCTACGAGCAGCGCAACGCCATGTTCATCGGCGCCGTGCAGAAGGAGACCACGCTGGTGCTGTTCATCTTCGGCGTGGTGAGCCTGACCAGCGTGTTCCTGGTGCTGGCGATCTTCTGGGCGATGGTCAGCGAGAAGACGCGGGACATCGGCGTCTTGCGGGCCATCGGCGCGTCTGGCACGGGCGTGGCCGCGGTCTGGGTGGGCTACGGCCTGGCCATCGGCATCGTGGGCAGCGCGCTGGGCGCGGGGCTTGCCGCACTGGTCGTCACGAACATCAACCCCATCCACGAGTGGCTGGGCGAGGCCCTGGGCGTGCAGGTGTGGGACCCCAACGTCTACTACTTCACGACGATCCCCACCGACCTGGACGCCACGAAGTTCATCATCATCGTCGCGGGCGGCATCATCGCGAGCGTGGTGGGGGCGCTGGTTCCCGCGGCGCGGGCGGCGGTGATGGATCCGGTGAAGGCACTGCGGTTTGACTGA
- a CDS encoding FG-GAP-like repeat-containing protein, which yields MATHAYRARSTARASHRRSTPLATLLALAAGQAVGTAALGQACPLADVFGDALVAAAIDRPRAVVPAHLNGDGLIDLVVVSADEGVVVLLGDAPGSFGTRAAYPVGNAPLDARVTDLDGDGDLDIAVGLVGEDGVTVLRNDGAGLFPDSELWVTPGIAIDLAIDDFDLDGDLDIAASNGADATVTVLFNDGLASFPSTTTLPTGAVTFGTASADLDLDGNPDLVVTNRDDDTVGVLLGDGAGGFAPQVVYPAREWPRYVEVVDLDGDGDPDVVVAGALSNDVTVLLNAGDGTLVPSGTRAVGNEPSGMTVGDVDGDGHDDVVVSCIDAVGAFLLRGDGAGGLAAAESILGATQSGYVALADVDRDNDLDLFASALSPDAVLLLKNQCRATTDPAYFASGSGPDLMADAGVITIDSSATPPRLTGPSAAIVGSVLGDGSAFFDLGVVNVGPGVQWDISGSRPVTIAAVEMTIGGFIDVPPGELGGGDGGLGGAAPRTAGVGGVPGLEGGRGGPGGFGIDGSCIPCVGRGRAGGSGDSGTPGLSGSAGENGRAGTPGDPGFGGPSQTTAGAGGASSGGAGTATPMGGDGGLGGTPRTGSGRDGTSGGSISGRPGGATDGQAGQAGGGVSGGTFVPLSASGGAGGGSGAAGGGGSGGAAGGGGGGGGAGGQDCSRCDSGGRGGGGGDGGLGGRGGDGGLGGAGGPGGKGGGSLMLTALTRIVLPPLMTSDGTAGIPGAAGLGGSPGAAGTLGEPGSPGRFDGTTGGDGGDGGDGGRGGNGGNGGSGGGGGGGGGGSILIEASIVEVDPVGGRFVGSQRGGGGGQPGVNDGADGRLVIIANNDLFGLDIDNQGQTFLIVGSTALLDDNPLTGTRTPLLPALVGDPSPAGVAAEATEALQWNDIEAVILDEAPAADVALAAVDSIFPGLDLISIVNRGDTAMEMVTLTTGGLPGMLEAMDVPAGGLLMATVPGGALLDPSITVSFERGGSTFDESFDTTGQALPFAIALEDACRPDIDGDGDLTIFDFLAFQNLFDAGDLAADFDGDGSLTLFDFLAFQNAFDAGCQ from the coding sequence ATGGCCACGCACGCCTACCGCGCTCGCTCGACCGCCCGCGCTTCGCACCGCCGGAGCACCCCGCTGGCCACCCTGCTCGCCCTCGCGGCCGGGCAAGCCGTGGGCACGGCGGCATTGGGGCAGGCGTGCCCCCTCGCTGATGTCTTCGGGGACGCGCTCGTCGCGGCGGCGATCGATCGGCCTCGCGCCGTCGTTCCCGCGCACCTGAACGGTGACGGCCTGATCGACCTCGTCGTCGTGAGCGCCGACGAAGGCGTTGTCGTTCTCCTGGGCGATGCGCCGGGATCGTTCGGCACGCGCGCGGCCTATCCGGTCGGCAACGCGCCGCTGGACGCCCGGGTCACCGACCTCGACGGCGACGGCGATCTGGATATTGCGGTCGGCCTCGTGGGCGAGGATGGCGTCACGGTCCTCCGCAACGACGGGGCGGGCCTGTTCCCCGACAGCGAGCTTTGGGTGACCCCTGGGATCGCCATCGATCTCGCCATCGACGACTTTGATCTCGACGGCGACTTGGACATCGCCGCCAGCAACGGCGCCGACGCGACCGTGACCGTGCTGTTCAACGACGGGCTTGCATCGTTCCCGTCAACGACCACGCTTCCCACCGGAGCCGTCACATTCGGCACCGCGAGCGCCGACCTCGATCTCGATGGCAATCCGGACCTTGTCGTCACCAACCGCGACGACGACACGGTCGGCGTGCTGCTCGGGGACGGCGCGGGGGGATTCGCACCGCAGGTCGTCTATCCGGCGCGCGAGTGGCCGCGATACGTCGAGGTCGTTGACCTGGACGGCGATGGCGATCCGGACGTCGTCGTGGCTGGCGCTTTGAGCAACGACGTCACCGTGCTGCTGAACGCCGGTGACGGAACGCTGGTGCCCTCGGGCACGCGTGCCGTTGGCAACGAGCCCTCCGGCATGACGGTGGGCGATGTCGACGGCGACGGGCACGACGATGTGGTGGTGAGTTGCATCGACGCCGTCGGCGCGTTCCTGCTTCGCGGCGATGGCGCGGGCGGCCTTGCGGCTGCCGAGTCGATTCTTGGCGCGACCCAGTCGGGCTACGTCGCGCTGGCCGACGTTGATCGAGACAATGATCTGGACCTGTTCGCGTCGGCCCTGTCGCCCGATGCCGTGCTGCTCTTGAAGAACCAGTGCCGCGCGACGACCGACCCGGCCTACTTCGCCAGCGGCTCCGGTCCGGACCTGATGGCCGACGCCGGCGTGATCACGATCGACTCGAGCGCCACGCCACCGAGGCTGACCGGCCCCAGCGCCGCCATCGTGGGTTCGGTCCTCGGCGATGGTTCGGCCTTCTTCGACCTGGGCGTCGTCAACGTCGGGCCGGGCGTCCAGTGGGACATTTCTGGTTCCCGGCCGGTCACGATCGCAGCCGTGGAGATGACGATCGGCGGGTTCATCGACGTGCCGCCCGGCGAACTGGGCGGCGGAGATGGCGGCCTGGGCGGCGCCGCGCCGAGGACTGCCGGCGTGGGCGGAGTTCCGGGATTGGAGGGTGGTCGCGGAGGTCCGGGCGGGTTCGGGATCGACGGGAGCTGCATTCCGTGCGTCGGACGCGGCCGGGCCGGGGGCTCGGGAGATTCGGGAACGCCGGGGCTCTCGGGATCTGCGGGCGAGAACGGTCGAGCCGGGACCCCCGGCGACCCGGGTTTCGGGGGCCCCTCCCAGACGACCGCAGGGGCTGGTGGCGCGAGCTCGGGCGGCGCCGGCACCGCGACACCCATGGGCGGCGATGGAGGCTTGGGTGGGACCCCGCGAACCGGCAGTGGTAGGGATGGAACCTCAGGCGGTTCCATCAGCGGACGACCCGGTGGCGCGACTGACGGTCAAGCTGGTCAAGCCGGCGGTGGTGTGTCCGGCGGGACATTCGTGCCACTTTCCGCCAGCGGTGGTGCAGGCGGCGGGTCCGGTGCCGCAGGTGGCGGTGGCAGCGGCGGCGCTGCGGGCGGCGGAGGTGGCGGAGGCGGTGCGGGCGGTCAAGATTGCTCCCGCTGCGACTCTGGCGGTCGCGGCGGCGGCGGCGGCGATGGCGGCCTCGGGGGGAGGGGAGGCGATGGCGGCCTCGGCGGTGCCGGTGGGCCAGGCGGCAAAGGCGGCGGCAGCCTCATGCTGACCGCGCTGACGCGCATCGTCCTGCCACCGCTCATGACAAGCGACGGTACCGCCGGAATCCCTGGTGCCGCCGGTCTTGGCGGAAGCCCCGGCGCCGCGGGGACGCTGGGCGAGCCAGGGAGCCCTGGGAGGTTTGATGGCACGACGGGGGGCGATGGCGGTGACGGCGGCGACGGTGGTCGCGGTGGCAACGGCGGCAACGGCGGGTCCGGCGGCGGAGGTGGTGGCGGTGGCGGCGGCTCCATCCTGATCGAGGCCAGCATCGTCGAGGTCGACCCCGTCGGCGGGCGCTTCGTGGGCAGCCAGCGCGGCGGCGGCGGCGGCCAGCCGGGCGTCAACGATGGGGCCGATGGTCGCCTCGTTATCATCGCCAACAACGACCTCTTCGGGCTGGACATCGATAACCAGGGACAGACGTTCCTGATCGTCGGCAGCACGGCCCTGCTCGACGACAACCCGCTCACGGGCACGCGCACCCCGCTGCTTCCCGCACTCGTCGGCGACCCGTCCCCGGCGGGCGTGGCCGCCGAAGCAACCGAGGCGCTGCAGTGGAACGATATCGAGGCGGTGATCCTCGACGAGGCGCCCGCTGCAGACGTGGCGCTGGCGGCCGTCGATTCGATCTTCCCCGGGCTCGACCTCATCTCCATCGTGAATCGCGGTGATACCGCGATGGAGATGGTCACGCTGACCACGGGCGGCCTGCCCGGCATGCTCGAGGCGATGGACGTGCCCGCCGGCGGCCTGCTGATGGCGACGGTCCCGGGCGGCGCGCTTCTGGACCCATCGATCACGGTGTCGTTCGAACGCGGCGGCTCGACGTTCGACGAATCTTTCGACACGACCGGCCAGGCCCTGCCCTTCGCCATCGCGCTGGAGGACGCGTGCCGACCGGACATCGACGGCGACGGCGATCTGACCATCTTCGACTTCCTGGCCTTCCAGAACCTCTTCGACGCCGGCGACCTGGCCGCCGACTTCGACGGGGATGGCAGCCTGACGCTGTTCGACTTCCTCGCGTTCCAGAACGCGTTCGACGCGGGATGCCAGTAA